The genome window TAAGGAAGAAGAAACTTCCTGGAACTCTATGAGCCAACAATGCCAACAGTGGTTAGTGTATTGTTGTTGCATAGTCTATAAGTCTCGACATGATTTGGTGTGAGAGCATCTTATATACAGTTAAATATAAAGATATTACTGCTTATCTCTCCTGTCCTCTCAAATTCTACCAATTTGAAATCCATAGATACGTATGTTTGATCCTAAACATGGAAAGAAAGCTGTTGCAATTCATGTTTCGCAAGGTCAAGATTATGATGAGACATGCATTGTTGTTTCTGAACACTGGTGATGAGCACACCGTGAAGACCGTGTTATTCAAGAGTGTTTATCTTTACAGGGACTCTCTGAAATTTCTCTCACAGTAACAATTCAGATCCCAATTCTTCTTTTCCATGTGATGCTTCTCATAAACAGGAACACACTAACCAGATGAAGCCTCATCCCATGGCTGAGACATGAGACTGTGAAGCACGTTAATACTAGTCTTTCTGTGGTGACCGCAGCAGCAGGAGACAGCTGCAGAATTAGCTCACCACTTCCGAGATGCTCCCAAGCGAAGGCCGCCAATGTCGGCCTCTGGTTGCCGTCTGCGTGCTGCTCTTTGGCCGATCCCTCTCCTGCTTTGTTGCCTGAATCGTCGCAGGAACACGAAGAGCAGCGACGCTGTTAATTGCTTAATCCTACTAAACTCTCTTTGCTTCTTGTCTCTTTCAATCATTCTTGTGAAAGGATTACTGCTGAGCAGAGGCAGATAGAATGTACCTGATGTGCGTCTTCTGAAACCTCCTGCGTTTCCTGTGGAACAGCATCGCAACCCTGATCGTTTcttctctgctgctgctgctgcccctGTTGCTGTTTCCTGATCAGTTCAGCCTGGGTCTTCTTGAGCTTCTCGTGCTTCCTTTGGTTCAGAGCCTTTGTGACCTCTGACCAAGCATCAGAAAGAGCTCACTGTTAGACGGAGGATTGCGGGTTCTCGACGGAGGTACAGACGGGAACAGGGGAAGAACCTTGGGAGGTGATCAGCCGGTAGACTTGGCCGAGCAGGAGCATGTCCTTGGGCTTCAGCAGCCTCACGCGGGTGATCCGGACGTTGCCGCCGCTGCCGTCCTGCTTCTCCTCCGAGACGTAGAGAGTGACGAGGGCCACGTAGTAGCCTGGGTTACTCTTCATCACGGCCGCCGCGCTCGTCGGCCAGTACAGCCTCTCCACTCTTCCTCCCGGGTGCTGAATCACCGCCGTCGCCGCCTCCGACGCTTGGCAATTccccatccctctctctctctctctctctctctctctctctctctctcttgtttgttAGGGAAGGGATGTTGAAGAGAAGAAAGCAGCCTTCAAGCAAGTGCAGTTGCCTTCTTCAATGGGATGAAGGTGAGGTAGGACTCAGAACACCGTGATAATATAGTACTGTGGATCCTGCACCCAGTGTGTCACTataatgtagagagagagagagagagagagagagagagagagagagatgagccaATCCATGGTTGATGGGCTACGCTCCACGTGGCAAGATTTCAGTGGGTGCTGGGCAAGGTAAAGAGCATGGCAGGCATGGTTTACCTTGCAGGTCATGGATGAGGATGAGGGAAGTAGCCATCATCTACTGCATGCTGTCAGCAACAGCAGCCAGGGGGGATGAGATTCTTCTTGTCATGGGATTGTGGGGGTGCGAGGGGCCACATAACCAAAGAGAAGATAAGAGACTGAATCATTGATGGAGAAGTAACCTCGTTGCCTTTTCCTTTCCACCAGCGCATGGAATGGGAGTCTTTGGGACAAAAGCTAGTCCCATTCTGTGATCATGGCCCTCCTGTTACCTCGCGGAGCATCAGATAAACAACAAGTCAGTACCACTAGTTGCCCTCTTACATTGTATAAGCAGTGTTGCTTGCTATGGACTTCATTTGATGGAGTTTGGCAAGAGACGTGTATGAGCTCAGGGGCTAATTGAGCCCCATGGTCATAGTGCAGGTTTCCTGTTTGTTCAAATTCATCTGTGAATTCAATATTTGGGTGACTGCTCAGCTGATATATGAACTTCCTTTAGCCGTCTTGGAGTTGCGTATTGCATCAAAATCTGTCCATCTGCAGGTTAGTAGGAGGTGGTAGGGCATGGAAGCATTAAAGATGGAATCAGTTCTATTATGTCAGATTTCTTGTGTAGGCTTCAATCAATAATAAGTTCTTATATGTCCTAAAAATCAGTCAGCAAtaaaccaagcccaaagagaaaaCAACAAATCTATTGGTCGAAGGGTAATGGTGAATTGATAGTTGATCCATCACATTTTCTCCTCCAAGTTTCATCCTGTTGTTGCTGAGAAAAATATGCACAAAGACAACCaccttgttttgagtgtgcatcaCATCGGCTTAAGGTTTTTTTGGTTCTTGGTTGCCCAACATTTGTGACATGAAAGCAGTGATTACAGTCCAATGTTCCAAAATAGTGCACCACTTGCACCTATGCTTGATTGATTTATCAAGAGAATCTAAATTTGTTTAATCTCCATTATTCTAGTTATAGAAAGACTACAGACATAAATGTCAGTAGCAAGTTTTCATGTTAGTTTTTTAGAAGATTTAGATTATGTACATCAAAAGAAAGTTTAAAGAAGCTAGTTTGTACAGCCAACATACATATATTTTTTCAGCACATCAACCTGCCAAGTTTCTTTAAACAAAAGCACAGAATATGTAAAAAAACTCGAGGATGTGTCATCAACCACCACCTAATTTTAATCTGATGGTGGTCGTGTGATGACATGAGGTAGTCCTCCTTGCACTCGAAGCCTCTGTCTTTTCCTTCTTTGTATTGTGTATCAGAATAGGGACCATGCAAGGTAAATTAGGCAGTGTGATGTCTCACAACACTGTTTTGTTGAACTGATACAAGTTATGTAGGTTTTCTCTTCCTTCAAAACAGTCCTCCCCAGTGTCAAGGTCCTTACATCTGGTCCACATGCCCATTAAACGCCATCAAGAGGCCATGTGAAGTGTTGGGAGTTCTCACATACTCCAATCTCTTTTTTTCCAGACATAAGCCAAGAAATGATGATTACCTGGGGTGCTCATCTCTTCCACAAAGTTCAAATAATTTGTCTAGAAAGCAGGCTTAGGATATCCTAAGCATTTTTGTAGCTGGTTTGCTTAACTACAAGCAAGTGGTAGGTCTTTTTGGACCCCTTTTGTCATAATTGTCTGGTTGGGAGAATGCAGTCAGGTGCCAGTGTCATCTTGTCCCTTGTATCCTCCAAAGTTGAGAAGAATATAATTCAGATCATGCTTGGGTCCACTTCTTATTTCTGATTCAACACTTAATCTGATGCCATCGAATCAAGATGTTCAAATTTCAGATCTTAATCTGCAGAGACCTCATATGTTGTATTCACATTTGTGATCAGGGTTTTGCTCTTTGATTAATTGGATTAGGTCTGTCATCGATTTGAATCACATATGAATCTTAGGGTTTAGAAATAAATCTTGTCTCATTAGGGGACATGAAATATCCTTGAAAAATAGTGTCTGTAAGTTGTCTATGATTTGTGCTAGAGTCAGTTCATTATGTTCTGCACAGTTGCTCTCACCAAGAGCCAACAGCAAAGAAGTGAATAATGTGAGCATGAGAACAGGGCATCAATGTTTTAGAAAGGGCAAACTTGGAGTGTCAGTAAGCAAAACACCTTCTGATTACATGGTATTGGACCAACTTGATCTGATTACTCTGTCCAAATGCAGCACAAGTACCAACTGTGCCAGGTTCTCAGATATGATTTCTTGTGATGGTCCCAATATGAGGCCTTCATGTTCTGAAATTAGTAATGCTCATCTACAgtcctctctctttcctctcctcctttttcttgttttctttgacTGAGACatgagtcatgattcatgatgcaTTCATTTCTGCAAGTAGTGGCACCTTTTGTGCACTTC of Musa acuminata AAA Group cultivar baxijiao chromosome BXJ2-3, Cavendish_Baxijiao_AAA, whole genome shotgun sequence contains these proteins:
- the LOC135607196 gene encoding uncharacterized protein LOC135607196 produces the protein MGNCQASEAATAVIQHPGGRVERLYWPTSAAAVMKSNPGYYVALVTLYVSEEKQDGSGGNVRITRVRLLKPKDMLLLGQVYRLITSQEVTKALNQRKHEKLKKTQAELIRKQQQGQQQQQRRNDQGCDAVPQETQEVSEDAHQATKQERDRPKSSTQTATRGRHWRPSLGSISEVVS